The following are encoded in a window of Saccharothrix longispora genomic DNA:
- a CDS encoding F0F1 ATP synthase subunit B, whose amino-acid sequence MNPLIVAAEGQPNPVLPHPAEIVIGLVAFLLLFFIIKKFVTPRFEAMYAERAAKIEGGIEKAEQAQVEAQRALEQYKAQLAEARAEAARIRDDARMEGEQIVTELRAKAQEESARIVAQGQTQLETQRAQIVAELRGELGRLAIDLAERVVGESLEDEVRRRGTVDRFLADLDGTSAPAVK is encoded by the coding sequence ATGAATCCACTCATCGTGGCGGCGGAAGGGCAGCCGAACCCGGTCCTCCCGCACCCGGCCGAGATCGTCATCGGCCTGGTCGCCTTCCTCCTGCTCTTCTTCATCATCAAGAAGTTCGTCACGCCGCGCTTCGAAGCGATGTACGCGGAGCGGGCCGCCAAGATCGAAGGCGGCATCGAGAAGGCGGAGCAGGCCCAGGTCGAGGCCCAGCGCGCGCTGGAGCAGTACAAGGCGCAGCTGGCCGAGGCACGTGCCGAGGCGGCTCGCATCCGTGACGACGCCCGCATGGAAGGCGAGCAGATCGTCACCGAGCTGCGGGCCAAGGCGCAGGAGGAATCCGCGCGGATCGTCGCGCAGGGTCAGACCCAGCTCGAAACGCAGCGCGCGCAGATCGTCGCGGAGCTGCGCGGTGAACTGGGCCGACTGGCCATCGACCTGGCTGAGCGGGTCGTCGGCGAGTCGCTGGAGGACGAGGTCCGCCGTCGGGGCACCGTCGACCGGTTCCTCGCGGACCTCGACGGCACGTCGGCTCCGGCCGTCAAGTGA
- the atpB gene encoding F0F1 ATP synthase subunit A has protein sequence MVLAAGEFVAPGVKDFFLPPIFGGVTKPMVLVVLSIFIIAAFFLAASRNLKLVPGKFQFLAESLYDVGRNGIAREQIGGKDFKPFIPLILTVFTFILVNNLFGIIPFVQFPTMSHIGFPLAVSLLVIYPVYHFVGIKRHGFLGYLKHQTMPPSAPWFVLPLLIPIEFLQKFILNPLTLALRVFAAMFAGHLLLMVFTLAGEALLFSGGVTVVVAPISFLFAIALTFLEALIMVLQAYIFALLSAGYIGAALAEEH, from the coding sequence ATGGTGCTGGCTGCGGGTGAGTTCGTCGCGCCCGGTGTGAAGGACTTCTTCCTGCCACCGATCTTCGGCGGAGTCACCAAGCCGATGGTCCTGGTGGTGCTGTCGATCTTCATCATCGCCGCCTTCTTCCTCGCCGCGAGCCGCAACCTCAAGCTCGTGCCGGGCAAGTTCCAGTTCCTGGCGGAGTCGCTCTACGACGTCGGACGCAACGGGATCGCGCGCGAGCAGATCGGCGGCAAGGACTTCAAGCCGTTCATCCCGCTCATCCTGACCGTGTTCACCTTCATCCTGGTGAACAACCTGTTCGGGATCATCCCGTTCGTGCAGTTCCCGACGATGTCCCACATCGGGTTCCCGCTGGCTGTCTCGCTGCTGGTGATCTACCCGGTCTACCACTTCGTCGGGATCAAGCGCCACGGGTTCCTCGGCTACCTGAAGCACCAGACCATGCCGCCCAGCGCGCCGTGGTTCGTGCTCCCGCTGCTGATCCCGATCGAGTTCCTGCAGAAGTTCATCCTGAACCCGCTGACGCTCGCCCTCCGTGTGTTCGCGGCGATGTTCGCGGGTCACCTCCTGCTGATGGTGTTCACCCTCGCCGGTGAAGCCCTCCTGTTCTCGGGCGGCGTGACGGTCGTCGTCGCACCGATCTCCTTCCTCTTCGCCATCGCGCTGACGTTCCTGGAAGCGCTGATCATGGTGTTGCAGGCCTACATCTTTGCTCTGCTGTCCGCCGGCTACATCGGCGCCGCGCTGGCGGAAGAGCACTGA
- a CDS encoding F0F1 ATP synthase subunit gamma: MAAQIRELRQRIRSVNSTKKITKAYELIATSRLAKAQTRVLASKPYAEEITGVLSSLATASANLDHPLLTERKEPKRAGVLVVTSDKGMCGGYNANVLKAAEELFSLLRSEGKEPVLYVVGRKGVGYYRFRRREIAAEWTGFSQLPQYVNADEAGDALVKAFVAGSDDDGADPGPDGVLGVDELHVVYTEFQSMLSQTPVVRRIAPMVVDYDHAPKLQPLYDFEPDVETLLGALLPKYVKTRLFAALLDAAASESAARRTAMKAATDNATELVRNLSRQANAARQAQITQEISEIVGGASALTGGAGSDE; encoded by the coding sequence ATGGCGGCACAGATCCGGGAGCTGCGCCAGAGGATCAGGTCGGTCAACTCGACCAAGAAGATCACGAAGGCGTACGAGCTCATCGCCACGTCCCGTCTCGCCAAGGCGCAGACGAGGGTCCTGGCGTCGAAGCCCTACGCGGAGGAGATCACCGGCGTGCTCTCCTCGCTGGCGACGGCGTCCGCGAACCTCGACCACCCGCTGCTCACCGAGCGCAAGGAGCCCAAGCGCGCCGGCGTGCTCGTCGTGACCAGCGACAAGGGCATGTGCGGCGGTTACAACGCCAACGTGCTGAAGGCCGCCGAGGAGCTGTTCTCGCTGCTGCGGTCCGAGGGCAAGGAGCCCGTGCTCTACGTCGTCGGCCGCAAGGGCGTCGGCTACTACAGGTTCCGCCGCCGCGAGATCGCGGCGGAGTGGACCGGCTTCTCGCAGCTCCCGCAGTACGTCAACGCCGACGAGGCGGGCGACGCGCTGGTCAAGGCGTTCGTCGCGGGCAGCGACGACGACGGTGCCGACCCCGGCCCCGACGGCGTCCTGGGCGTGGACGAGCTGCACGTCGTCTACACCGAGTTCCAGTCGATGCTGAGCCAGACCCCGGTCGTCCGGCGGATCGCGCCGATGGTGGTGGACTACGACCACGCGCCGAAGCTCCAGCCCCTCTACGACTTCGAGCCGGACGTCGAGACGCTGCTGGGCGCGCTGCTGCCCAAGTACGTCAAGACGCGCCTGTTCGCGGCACTGCTGGACGCGGCGGCCTCGGAGTCGGCGGCCCGCCGGACCGCGATGAAGGCGGCGACGGACAACGCCACCGAGCTGGTCCGCAACCTCAGCCGCCAGGCGAACGCGGCCCGCCAGGCCCAGATCACCCAGGAGATCAGCGAGATCGTCGGTGGCGCCTCCGCGCTTACCGGTGGCGCAGGAAGTGATGAGTGA
- the atpD gene encoding F0F1 ATP synthase subunit beta, with protein MSDMSATATTTRTGRVVRVIGAVVDVEFPRDSVPELFNALHVEITYEAVAKTLTLEVAQHLGDNLVRTISMQPTDGLVRGATVTDTGAAISVPVGDVVKGHVFNALGDCLDQPGLGRDGEQWGIHRKAPSFDQLEGKTEILETGIKVIDLLTPYVKGGKIGLFGGAGVGKTVLIQEMITRIAREFSGTSVFAGVGERTREGTDLLLEMEEMGVLNDTALVFGQMDEPPGTRMRVALSALTMAEYFRDVQGQDVLLFIDNIFRFTQAGSEVSTLLGRMPSAVGYQPTLADEMGELQERITSTRGKSITSLQAIYVPADDYTDPAPATTFAHLDATTELSRPISQKGIYPAVDPLSSSSRILEPTIVGEEHYRVAQEVKRILQKYKELQDIIAILGMDELSEEDKVLVGRARRLERFLGQNFIVAEKFTGQPGSFVPIKDTIEAFDRVCKGEFDHYPEQAFFSCGGLDDVEANAKKLAGK; from the coding sequence ATGAGTGACATGAGTGCTACTGCCACCACCACCCGCACCGGCCGTGTGGTCCGGGTGATCGGTGCCGTCGTCGACGTGGAGTTCCCGCGCGACTCGGTGCCGGAGCTGTTCAACGCCCTGCACGTGGAGATCACCTACGAAGCGGTGGCCAAGACGCTGACCCTGGAGGTCGCCCAGCACCTGGGCGACAACCTGGTCCGCACCATCTCGATGCAGCCGACGGACGGCCTGGTCCGCGGCGCGACCGTCACCGACACCGGCGCCGCGATCAGCGTGCCCGTCGGCGACGTCGTCAAGGGCCACGTGTTCAACGCGCTGGGCGACTGCCTCGACCAGCCCGGCCTCGGCCGCGACGGCGAGCAGTGGGGCATCCACCGCAAGGCGCCGTCGTTCGACCAGCTCGAGGGCAAGACCGAGATCCTGGAAACGGGCATCAAGGTCATCGACCTGCTGACCCCGTACGTCAAGGGCGGCAAGATCGGCCTGTTCGGCGGCGCGGGCGTGGGCAAGACGGTGCTCATCCAGGAGATGATCACCCGTATCGCCCGCGAGTTCTCCGGCACGTCGGTGTTCGCCGGCGTCGGCGAGCGCACCCGTGAGGGCACCGACCTCCTCCTGGAGATGGAGGAGATGGGCGTCCTCAACGACACCGCCCTGGTGTTCGGCCAGATGGACGAGCCGCCGGGCACCCGCATGCGCGTCGCGCTGTCCGCCCTGACGATGGCGGAGTACTTCCGCGACGTGCAGGGCCAGGACGTGCTGCTGTTCATCGACAACATCTTCCGCTTCACCCAGGCGGGCTCGGAGGTGTCGACCCTGCTGGGCCGCATGCCGTCCGCCGTGGGCTACCAGCCGACGCTGGCGGACGAGATGGGCGAGCTCCAGGAGCGGATCACCTCGACCCGCGGCAAGTCGATCACCTCGCTGCAGGCGATCTACGTGCCCGCGGACGACTACACCGACCCGGCGCCCGCCACCACCTTCGCCCACCTGGACGCGACGACGGAGCTCTCCCGTCCGATCTCCCAGAAGGGCATCTACCCGGCGGTGGACCCGCTGTCCTCGTCCTCCCGGATCCTGGAGCCGACCATCGTCGGCGAGGAGCACTACCGGGTGGCGCAGGAGGTCAAGCGCATCCTGCAGAAGTACAAGGAGCTGCAGGACATCATCGCCATCCTGGGCATGGACGAGCTGTCCGAGGAGGACAAGGTCCTCGTCGGCCGCGCCCGTCGCCTGGAGCGCTTCCTCGGCCAGAACTTCATCGTGGCCGAGAAGTTCACCGGCCAGCCGGGCTCGTTCGTGCCGATCAAGGACACGATCGAGGCGTTCGACCGCGTCTGCAAGGGCGAGTTCGACCACTACCCGGAGCAGGCGTTCTTCTCCTGCGGCGGTCTCGACGACGTCGAGGCCAACGCGAAGAAGCTCGCCGGCAAGTAG
- the atpA gene encoding F0F1 ATP synthase subunit alpha, with protein sequence MAELTISSDEIRSAIEKYVSTYSPEVTREEVGVVAETYDGIAIVEGLPGTMTNELLEFPGGVLGVALSLEVRTIGAVILGDFDKIEEGQEVKRTGQVLSVPVGDGFLGRVVNPLGQPIDGLGDIVADGNRALELQAASVLQRQPVGEPMQTGIKAIDSMTPIGRGQRQLIIGDRKTGKTAVCIDTIINQKKAWDSGDPTQQVRCVYVAIGQKGSTIAGVKAALEEAGALEYTTIVAAPASDSAGFKWLAPYTGSAIGQHWMYQGKHVLIIFDDLTKQAEAYRAISLLLRRPPGREAYPGDVFYLHSRLLERCAKLSDDMGGGSMTGLPIIETKANDVSAYIPTNVISITDGQCFLESDLFNAGVRPAVNVGISVSRVGGAAQTKAMKTVSGSLRLDLSQFRELEAFSAFASDLDAASRAQLDRGARLVELLKQGQYSPVPMEEQVVSIYLGTKGHLDSIPVGDVRRFEAEFLDHLRRSHEAVLSGIRESKKLSDDAERGIVDAVNSFKQQFTASNGTSVVDVPAEAMDADKVGQESVKVNRPAPTEK encoded by the coding sequence ATGGCGGAGCTGACGATCTCGTCGGACGAGATCCGCAGTGCGATCGAGAAGTACGTCTCGACCTATTCCCCGGAGGTCACCCGGGAAGAGGTCGGCGTCGTCGCGGAGACCTACGACGGCATCGCCATCGTCGAAGGTCTGCCCGGCACCATGACCAACGAGCTGCTGGAGTTCCCCGGCGGCGTGCTCGGTGTCGCCCTCAGCCTGGAGGTCCGCACGATCGGCGCGGTCATCCTGGGTGACTTCGACAAGATCGAAGAGGGCCAGGAGGTCAAGCGGACCGGCCAGGTGCTCTCCGTGCCCGTCGGCGACGGCTTCCTGGGCCGCGTGGTCAACCCGCTCGGCCAGCCGATCGACGGCCTCGGCGACATCGTGGCCGACGGCAACCGCGCCCTGGAGCTCCAGGCCGCGTCCGTGCTGCAGCGGCAGCCGGTGGGCGAGCCGATGCAGACCGGCATCAAGGCCATCGACTCGATGACCCCCATCGGCCGCGGCCAGCGCCAGCTGATCATCGGCGACCGCAAGACCGGCAAGACCGCGGTCTGCATCGACACGATCATCAACCAGAAGAAGGCCTGGGACTCGGGCGACCCGACGCAGCAGGTCCGCTGCGTGTACGTCGCCATCGGCCAGAAGGGCTCCACCATCGCGGGCGTCAAGGCCGCGCTGGAGGAGGCGGGCGCGCTGGAGTACACCACCATCGTCGCCGCCCCCGCGTCCGACTCGGCCGGCTTCAAGTGGCTCGCGCCGTACACCGGCTCGGCCATCGGCCAGCACTGGATGTACCAGGGCAAGCACGTCCTGATCATCTTCGACGACCTGACCAAGCAGGCGGAGGCGTACCGCGCCATCTCGCTGCTGCTGCGCCGCCCGCCGGGCCGCGAGGCCTACCCGGGCGATGTCTTCTACTTGCACTCGCGCCTGCTGGAGCGCTGCGCGAAGCTGTCCGACGACATGGGCGGCGGCTCGATGACCGGTCTCCCGATCATCGAGACCAAGGCCAACGACGTGTCGGCGTACATCCCGACCAACGTCATCTCCATCACCGACGGCCAGTGCTTCCTGGAGTCGGACCTGTTCAACGCCGGTGTGCGCCCGGCCGTCAACGTGGGCATCTCGGTGTCCCGCGTCGGTGGCGCCGCGCAGACCAAGGCGATGAAGACGGTCTCCGGCTCGCTGCGCCTCGACCTGTCGCAGTTCCGCGAGCTGGAGGCGTTCTCCGCCTTCGCCTCGGACCTCGACGCCGCCTCGCGCGCCCAGTTGGACCGCGGCGCCCGGCTGGTCGAGCTGCTCAAGCAGGGGCAGTACTCGCCGGTGCCGATGGAGGAGCAGGTCGTCTCCATCTACCTCGGCACCAAGGGCCACCTCGACTCGATCCCGGTGGGCGACGTCCGCCGCTTCGAGGCCGAGTTCCTGGACCACCTGCGGCGTTCCCACGAGGCCGTGCTGTCCGGCATCCGCGAGTCCAAGAAGCTGTCGGACGACGCGGAGCGGGGCATCGTGGACGCCGTCAACTCCTTCAAGCAGCAGTTCACCGCCTCGAACGGCACGTCGGTCGTCGACGTCCCGGCCGAAGCGATGGACGCCGACAAGGTCGGGCAGGAGTCGGTGAAGGTCAACCGACCGGCTCCGACCGAGAAGTGA
- a CDS encoding F0F1 ATP synthase subunit delta has product MTLHAASRDALAAAELRLLEIVDGTTGTDASGQLAKLGDELFAVVGLLSGQPALRRALAENSSDPAVREQLLRGLLADKLGEPTLQVLTMVVAARWSGPREMVDGIESLARTTLLVRAERDGRLDAVEDELFRLGRIIAGNHGLERALSDPSTDSAGRIALLDGLIAGKVDAITKTLADHLVRMPRGRGIVDGLGDLASLAAKRRERSVAHVRSSVELDAAQQDRLEATLTRIYSRPIALHVEVDPALRGGLIVKIGDEVIDGSVAGRLAALRRDIAG; this is encoded by the coding sequence ATGACGCTGCACGCCGCTAGCCGAGACGCCCTGGCAGCCGCAGAACTGCGGCTGCTGGAGATCGTGGACGGCACGACCGGCACCGACGCCAGCGGGCAGCTGGCGAAGCTGGGTGACGAGCTGTTCGCGGTCGTCGGCCTGCTGTCCGGCCAGCCCGCGCTGCGCCGCGCGCTGGCCGAGAACTCCTCCGACCCGGCGGTCCGGGAGCAGTTGCTGCGCGGCCTGCTCGCCGACAAGCTCGGCGAGCCGACCCTCCAGGTGCTGACCATGGTCGTCGCGGCCCGCTGGTCGGGTCCGCGCGAGATGGTCGACGGCATCGAGTCGCTGGCCCGCACCACGCTGCTGGTGCGGGCGGAACGCGACGGCCGGCTCGACGCGGTGGAGGACGAGCTGTTCCGCCTCGGCCGCATCATCGCGGGCAACCACGGGCTGGAGCGCGCGCTGTCCGACCCGTCGACGGACTCCGCCGGACGGATCGCGCTGCTCGACGGTCTCATCGCGGGCAAGGTCGACGCGATCACGAAGACCCTGGCGGACCACCTCGTCCGCATGCCACGGGGTCGGGGGATCGTCGACGGCCTCGGCGACCTCGCGTCGCTCGCGGCCAAGCGCCGGGAACGTTCCGTCGCCCACGTTCGTTCCTCCGTCGAACTGGACGCGGCGCAGCAGGACCGGCTCGAAGCCACGCTGACCCGCATCTACTCCAGGCCGATCGCACTGCACGTCGAGGTGGACCCCGCCCTGCGCGGCGGTCTCATCGTCAAGATCGGTGACGAAGTCATCGACGGAAGCGTGGCCGGTCGGTTGGCGGCCCTGCGCCGCGACATCGCCGGCTGA
- a CDS encoding ATP F0F1 synthase subunit C, translating into MSALVLAQEAATGITDAGLAAIGYGLAAIGPALGVGMIFSSVINGTARQPEARGVLLGLAWTTFAIVEVLALLGFVVFFLATG; encoded by the coding sequence GTGAGCGCTCTCGTTCTTGCGCAGGAAGCTGCCACCGGCATCACCGACGCCGGTCTGGCCGCCATCGGCTACGGCCTCGCCGCCATCGGCCCGGCCCTCGGTGTGGGCATGATCTTCTCCTCGGTCATCAACGGCACCGCCCGTCAGCCCGAGGCCCGCGGCGTCCTGCTGGGCCTGGCCTGGACGACCTTCGCCATCGTCGAGGTCCTCGCCCTGCTCGGCTTCGTCGTCTTCTTCCTCGCCACCGGCTGA